One Ostrea edulis chromosome 2, xbOstEdul1.1, whole genome shotgun sequence genomic region harbors:
- the LOC125680462 gene encoding magnesium transporter NIPA2-like isoform X1: MKPIQVLSGVVPILLLLFLLYWYIMFNDTGQSSNLSTSMFSTAKPTGMPTLENATVQISMENATNNVTDVSNQTMPYTTPEEEVRNFYIGLFLAIGSSIFIGSSFIFKKRGLLKLAKHQATRAGEGGYGYLKEWLWWAGMILMILGEFANFAAYAFAPATMVTPLGALSVLVSAVLSSKFLKEKLNLLGKVGCGLCILGSTVMVLHSPKEQEVESMEKLIEKIKDPVFIIMAILLLTIAILTIIFLAPRYGSKTVIVYITICSSLGAFTVMGCKGVGVAIKETFKGRNEFTNWLTWVLLLVVVVCILFQLNYLNRALDTYNTAVVTPIYYVFFTSFVIFMSVILYKEWGNMSGVDIAGDICGFLTIVIGIFLLQAFKDMNISLANLPKARKEDSMLNGEALVERFDDDEQHLLDNDSEEPALQLQTDYDDPQSFTEDFRP, from the exons ATG AAACCGATTCAAGTTCTTTCTGGAGTTGTGCCAATTTTGCTTCTTTTGTTTTTGCTGTATTGGTACATAATGTTCAACGACACTGGACAATCAAGCAATTTATCAACTTCAATGTTTAGCACTGCAAAG CCGACTGGCATGCCTACCTTAGAAAATGCCACGGTTCAAATTTCCATGGAAAATGCAACTAACAACGTGACTGATGTTTCCAACCAGACCATGCCTTACACAACCCCAGAAGAGGAGGTTAGGAACTTTTACATCGGCCTGTTCCTGGCCATCGGTTCCAGTATATTCATCGGATCAAGCTTTATTTTTAAGAAGAGAGGATTATTGAAACTTGCGAAACACCAAGCAACTAGAGCAG GAGAGGGTGGCTATGGTTACCTCAAAGAATGGCTGTGGTGGGCTGGAATGATTCTTA tgaTACTTGGAGAATTTGCCAACTTTGCAGCTTATGCGTTTGCCCCGGCAACCATGGTAACACCTTTAGGGGCCTTGAGTGTTCTAGTAAG TGCCGTTTTGTCCTCAAAGTTTTTGAAGGAGAAACTAAATTTGCTTGGGAAGGTGGGCTGTGGATTGTGTATTCTGGGATCCACAGTTATGGTTCTACATTCTCCAAAGGAACAAGAAGTGGAGAGTATGGAAAAACTAATAGAGAAAATCAAGGATCCAG TATTCATCATCATGGCCATTCTACTGTTGACAATAGCAATACTCACCATCATCTTCTTGGCGCCACGCTATGGAAGTAAAACGGTCATAGTCTACATTACGATATGTTCTTCTCTGGGAGCATTTACCGTCATGGGATGCAAAGGAGTGGGTGTTGCCATTAAAGAAACCTTCAAAGGCAGGAATGAGTTTACAAACTGGTTAACATGGGTTCTACTCCTGGTGGTGGTAGTGTGTATATTATTCCAGCTCAATTATCTCAATAGAGCTCTAGACACTTACAATACAGCTGTTGTCACtcctatatattatgttttctTCACCTCATTTGTTATCTTCATGTCTGTGATATTGTACAAAGAATGGGGCAACATGAGTGGAGTGGACATAGCCGGTGATATATGTGGTTTCCTTACCATCGTGATTGGCATTTTCTTGTTGCAAGCCTTTAAGGACATGAACATTTCCCTAGCAAACCTTCCCAAGGCCAGGAAAGAGGACAGTATGCTCAATGGAGAGGCATTAGTAGAAAGATTCGATGATGATGAGCAACATCTTCTAGATAATGACAGTGAAGAACCAGCACTTCAGTTACAAACAGACTACGATGATCCACAGTCTTTTACAGAAGACTTCAGGCCATAA
- the LOC125680462 gene encoding magnesium transporter NIPA2-like isoform X3 → MPTGMPTLENATVQISMENATNNVTDVSNQTMPYTTPEEEVRNFYIGLFLAIGSSIFIGSSFIFKKRGLLKLAKHQATRAGEGGYGYLKEWLWWAGMILMILGEFANFAAYAFAPATMVTPLGALSVLVSAVLSSKFLKEKLNLLGKVGCGLCILGSTVMVLHSPKEQEVESMEKLIEKIKDPVFIIMAILLLTIAILTIIFLAPRYGSKTVIVYITICSSLGAFTVMGCKGVGVAIKETFKGRNEFTNWLTWVLLLVVVVCILFQLNYLNRALDTYNTAVVTPIYYVFFTSFVIFMSVILYKEWGNMSGVDIAGDICGFLTIVIGIFLLQAFKDMNISLANLPKARKEDSMLNGEALVERFDDDEQHLLDNDSEEPALQLQTDYDDPQSFTEDFRP, encoded by the exons ATG CCGACTGGCATGCCTACCTTAGAAAATGCCACGGTTCAAATTTCCATGGAAAATGCAACTAACAACGTGACTGATGTTTCCAACCAGACCATGCCTTACACAACCCCAGAAGAGGAGGTTAGGAACTTTTACATCGGCCTGTTCCTGGCCATCGGTTCCAGTATATTCATCGGATCAAGCTTTATTTTTAAGAAGAGAGGATTATTGAAACTTGCGAAACACCAAGCAACTAGAGCAG GAGAGGGTGGCTATGGTTACCTCAAAGAATGGCTGTGGTGGGCTGGAATGATTCTTA tgaTACTTGGAGAATTTGCCAACTTTGCAGCTTATGCGTTTGCCCCGGCAACCATGGTAACACCTTTAGGGGCCTTGAGTGTTCTAGTAAG TGCCGTTTTGTCCTCAAAGTTTTTGAAGGAGAAACTAAATTTGCTTGGGAAGGTGGGCTGTGGATTGTGTATTCTGGGATCCACAGTTATGGTTCTACATTCTCCAAAGGAACAAGAAGTGGAGAGTATGGAAAAACTAATAGAGAAAATCAAGGATCCAG TATTCATCATCATGGCCATTCTACTGTTGACAATAGCAATACTCACCATCATCTTCTTGGCGCCACGCTATGGAAGTAAAACGGTCATAGTCTACATTACGATATGTTCTTCTCTGGGAGCATTTACCGTCATGGGATGCAAAGGAGTGGGTGTTGCCATTAAAGAAACCTTCAAAGGCAGGAATGAGTTTACAAACTGGTTAACATGGGTTCTACTCCTGGTGGTGGTAGTGTGTATATTATTCCAGCTCAATTATCTCAATAGAGCTCTAGACACTTACAATACAGCTGTTGTCACtcctatatattatgttttctTCACCTCATTTGTTATCTTCATGTCTGTGATATTGTACAAAGAATGGGGCAACATGAGTGGAGTGGACATAGCCGGTGATATATGTGGTTTCCTTACCATCGTGATTGGCATTTTCTTGTTGCAAGCCTTTAAGGACATGAACATTTCCCTAGCAAACCTTCCCAAGGCCAGGAAAGAGGACAGTATGCTCAATGGAGAGGCATTAGTAGAAAGATTCGATGATGATGAGCAACATCTTCTAGATAATGACAGTGAAGAACCAGCACTTCAGTTACAAACAGACTACGATGATCCACAGTCTTTTACAGAAGACTTCAGGCCATAA
- the LOC125680462 gene encoding magnesium transporter NIPA2-like isoform X4, whose amino-acid sequence MPTLENATVQISMENATNNVTDVSNQTMPYTTPEEEVRNFYIGLFLAIGSSIFIGSSFIFKKRGLLKLAKHQATRAGEGGYGYLKEWLWWAGMILMILGEFANFAAYAFAPATMVTPLGALSVLVSAVLSSKFLKEKLNLLGKVGCGLCILGSTVMVLHSPKEQEVESMEKLIEKIKDPVFIIMAILLLTIAILTIIFLAPRYGSKTVIVYITICSSLGAFTVMGCKGVGVAIKETFKGRNEFTNWLTWVLLLVVVVCILFQLNYLNRALDTYNTAVVTPIYYVFFTSFVIFMSVILYKEWGNMSGVDIAGDICGFLTIVIGIFLLQAFKDMNISLANLPKARKEDSMLNGEALVERFDDDEQHLLDNDSEEPALQLQTDYDDPQSFTEDFRP is encoded by the exons ATGCCTACCTTAGAAAATGCCACGGTTCAAATTTCCATGGAAAATGCAACTAACAACGTGACTGATGTTTCCAACCAGACCATGCCTTACACAACCCCAGAAGAGGAGGTTAGGAACTTTTACATCGGCCTGTTCCTGGCCATCGGTTCCAGTATATTCATCGGATCAAGCTTTATTTTTAAGAAGAGAGGATTATTGAAACTTGCGAAACACCAAGCAACTAGAGCAG GAGAGGGTGGCTATGGTTACCTCAAAGAATGGCTGTGGTGGGCTGGAATGATTCTTA tgaTACTTGGAGAATTTGCCAACTTTGCAGCTTATGCGTTTGCCCCGGCAACCATGGTAACACCTTTAGGGGCCTTGAGTGTTCTAGTAAG TGCCGTTTTGTCCTCAAAGTTTTTGAAGGAGAAACTAAATTTGCTTGGGAAGGTGGGCTGTGGATTGTGTATTCTGGGATCCACAGTTATGGTTCTACATTCTCCAAAGGAACAAGAAGTGGAGAGTATGGAAAAACTAATAGAGAAAATCAAGGATCCAG TATTCATCATCATGGCCATTCTACTGTTGACAATAGCAATACTCACCATCATCTTCTTGGCGCCACGCTATGGAAGTAAAACGGTCATAGTCTACATTACGATATGTTCTTCTCTGGGAGCATTTACCGTCATGGGATGCAAAGGAGTGGGTGTTGCCATTAAAGAAACCTTCAAAGGCAGGAATGAGTTTACAAACTGGTTAACATGGGTTCTACTCCTGGTGGTGGTAGTGTGTATATTATTCCAGCTCAATTATCTCAATAGAGCTCTAGACACTTACAATACAGCTGTTGTCACtcctatatattatgttttctTCACCTCATTTGTTATCTTCATGTCTGTGATATTGTACAAAGAATGGGGCAACATGAGTGGAGTGGACATAGCCGGTGATATATGTGGTTTCCTTACCATCGTGATTGGCATTTTCTTGTTGCAAGCCTTTAAGGACATGAACATTTCCCTAGCAAACCTTCCCAAGGCCAGGAAAGAGGACAGTATGCTCAATGGAGAGGCATTAGTAGAAAGATTCGATGATGATGAGCAACATCTTCTAGATAATGACAGTGAAGAACCAGCACTTCAGTTACAAACAGACTACGATGATCCACAGTCTTTTACAGAAGACTTCAGGCCATAA
- the LOC125680462 gene encoding magnesium transporter NIPA2-like isoform X2: MFNDTGQSSNLSTSMFSTAKPTGMPTLENATVQISMENATNNVTDVSNQTMPYTTPEEEVRNFYIGLFLAIGSSIFIGSSFIFKKRGLLKLAKHQATRAGEGGYGYLKEWLWWAGMILMILGEFANFAAYAFAPATMVTPLGALSVLVSAVLSSKFLKEKLNLLGKVGCGLCILGSTVMVLHSPKEQEVESMEKLIEKIKDPVFIIMAILLLTIAILTIIFLAPRYGSKTVIVYITICSSLGAFTVMGCKGVGVAIKETFKGRNEFTNWLTWVLLLVVVVCILFQLNYLNRALDTYNTAVVTPIYYVFFTSFVIFMSVILYKEWGNMSGVDIAGDICGFLTIVIGIFLLQAFKDMNISLANLPKARKEDSMLNGEALVERFDDDEQHLLDNDSEEPALQLQTDYDDPQSFTEDFRP; the protein is encoded by the exons ATGTTCAACGACACTGGACAATCAAGCAATTTATCAACTTCAATGTTTAGCACTGCAAAG CCGACTGGCATGCCTACCTTAGAAAATGCCACGGTTCAAATTTCCATGGAAAATGCAACTAACAACGTGACTGATGTTTCCAACCAGACCATGCCTTACACAACCCCAGAAGAGGAGGTTAGGAACTTTTACATCGGCCTGTTCCTGGCCATCGGTTCCAGTATATTCATCGGATCAAGCTTTATTTTTAAGAAGAGAGGATTATTGAAACTTGCGAAACACCAAGCAACTAGAGCAG GAGAGGGTGGCTATGGTTACCTCAAAGAATGGCTGTGGTGGGCTGGAATGATTCTTA tgaTACTTGGAGAATTTGCCAACTTTGCAGCTTATGCGTTTGCCCCGGCAACCATGGTAACACCTTTAGGGGCCTTGAGTGTTCTAGTAAG TGCCGTTTTGTCCTCAAAGTTTTTGAAGGAGAAACTAAATTTGCTTGGGAAGGTGGGCTGTGGATTGTGTATTCTGGGATCCACAGTTATGGTTCTACATTCTCCAAAGGAACAAGAAGTGGAGAGTATGGAAAAACTAATAGAGAAAATCAAGGATCCAG TATTCATCATCATGGCCATTCTACTGTTGACAATAGCAATACTCACCATCATCTTCTTGGCGCCACGCTATGGAAGTAAAACGGTCATAGTCTACATTACGATATGTTCTTCTCTGGGAGCATTTACCGTCATGGGATGCAAAGGAGTGGGTGTTGCCATTAAAGAAACCTTCAAAGGCAGGAATGAGTTTACAAACTGGTTAACATGGGTTCTACTCCTGGTGGTGGTAGTGTGTATATTATTCCAGCTCAATTATCTCAATAGAGCTCTAGACACTTACAATACAGCTGTTGTCACtcctatatattatgttttctTCACCTCATTTGTTATCTTCATGTCTGTGATATTGTACAAAGAATGGGGCAACATGAGTGGAGTGGACATAGCCGGTGATATATGTGGTTTCCTTACCATCGTGATTGGCATTTTCTTGTTGCAAGCCTTTAAGGACATGAACATTTCCCTAGCAAACCTTCCCAAGGCCAGGAAAGAGGACAGTATGCTCAATGGAGAGGCATTAGTAGAAAGATTCGATGATGATGAGCAACATCTTCTAGATAATGACAGTGAAGAACCAGCACTTCAGTTACAAACAGACTACGATGATCCACAGTCTTTTACAGAAGACTTCAGGCCATAA